The Methanococcoides methylutens MM1 genome has a window encoding:
- a CDS encoding DNA polymerase II large subunit, producing MAEIVASEEMQEYFNTLEGTLKKEIEIVNTARSNGKDPKPHVEIPLAKDLADRVENLIGVKGVAELIRKLEETRSREEAALALGREVAQGKVGEFDSKSEAIEAAIRVSVAMLTEGVVAAPIEGIDRAGVGKNDDGSEYVSIFYAGPIRSAGGTAQALSVLVGDYVRRGVGIDRYKPRKEEVERYIEEIMLYKRVASLQYTPSEEEIRLIVENCPICIDGEPTEAEEVEGHRNLERIETNRVRGGMALVLAEGLALKAPKIQKHVRKLKIDGWEWLDQLISGAKGPSDSSGEEKKEEKPKIKPKDKYMRDLIAGRPVFSHPSRPGGFRLRYGRSRNTSFAAAGISPAGMIVMDDFIAPGTQLKVERPGKAAGMAPVDSIEGPTIKLRSGDVVRVDLIEDAYKFRPEIEEIIDIGEILINYGDFLENNHPLAPSPYCFEWWIQEYRKAEGDASIAEGVLKEPDQETALEISKKYGVPLHPKFTYLWHDIDNEQFENLANFVSEQGILENDRTILKLPYDEAISSRVKRTLEMLLVLHRIIDGMIVVEEPLPLIYTLGLDDRLRKKWNTLENEEVLDNINQITEFEVRPRAPTRIGARMGRPEKSDKRKMSPAPHVLFPIAEAGGNTRKLDNAAGFKASANAKVGEIPVEIGNRICPACGVETFEYRCDCGEYTLPKLFCPRCGISVNKEECPKCGTKTTCTSMRKIDFKRIYQKAFERIGERDNLDSFKGVKRMMSKDMTPEPLEKGILRAKHDLFTFKDGTVRYDMSDIPLTHIRPSELGVTCEKFRELGYEEDIYGKPLTEPDQVLCLKVQDLVVSYDCADYLLRTTQYIDDLLVKYYKVDPYYNAKTREDIVGILLMGLAPHTSAGVLGRLIGFTTAAVGYAHPFFHAAKRRNCDGDEDCVMLLMDGLLNFSHEYLPDKRGGKMDAPLVLTTRLDPSEVDKEAHNIDVCESYPLEFYEATLEITNPKEFEDTFDLISSRLGTPLQYEKFMFTHDTSDIAAGPLKSAYKTLGSMVEKMDAQLELGKKIRAVDASDVAERVLISHFLPDMFGNLRAFSRQGTRCVKCGAKYRRPPLTGSCPKCGGRVILTVHEGAVKKYLEVSMKVAEEYNVSSYTKQRIELIGYDMKSLFENDRSKQMGLSDFM from the coding sequence ATGGCAGAAATTGTAGCAAGCGAGGAGATGCAGGAGTACTTCAACACACTTGAAGGAACGTTGAAAAAGGAGATAGAGATAGTCAACACTGCACGTTCGAATGGAAAGGACCCAAAGCCACATGTTGAGATCCCACTTGCAAAGGACCTTGCTGACAGGGTAGAGAACCTGATTGGTGTCAAAGGTGTAGCAGAGCTCATTCGCAAACTGGAAGAGACGAGATCCAGGGAAGAAGCTGCACTGGCACTTGGAAGAGAGGTTGCCCAGGGAAAAGTCGGTGAATTCGATTCAAAATCAGAAGCTATTGAAGCTGCTATCCGAGTGTCTGTTGCCATGCTGACAGAGGGTGTGGTCGCTGCCCCGATCGAGGGAATTGACCGTGCAGGTGTCGGAAAGAACGATGACGGTTCAGAATACGTCAGCATTTTCTATGCCGGCCCTATACGCAGTGCAGGAGGTACTGCACAGGCATTATCTGTCCTGGTAGGCGATTACGTTCGCAGAGGTGTAGGCATTGACAGATATAAACCTCGAAAAGAAGAGGTTGAACGTTACATCGAAGAGATCATGCTATACAAAAGAGTTGCAAGTCTCCAGTACACCCCATCCGAAGAAGAGATCCGGCTGATCGTTGAAAATTGCCCGATCTGCATCGATGGTGAGCCAACCGAAGCAGAAGAGGTTGAAGGACACCGCAACCTTGAGAGGATCGAAACAAACAGAGTACGTGGAGGAATGGCGCTTGTACTTGCCGAAGGTCTTGCATTAAAGGCCCCTAAGATACAGAAGCATGTAAGAAAGCTCAAGATCGATGGCTGGGAGTGGCTTGACCAGCTTATTTCCGGTGCAAAGGGCCCATCTGATAGCAGCGGGGAAGAGAAGAAGGAGGAAAAACCGAAGATCAAGCCGAAAGACAAATACATGCGCGACCTGATCGCCGGAAGGCCTGTGTTCTCCCACCCATCCCGACCCGGCGGTTTCCGTTTACGTTACGGCAGATCACGCAACACATCATTCGCAGCCGCAGGGATAAGTCCGGCCGGAATGATCGTAATGGACGATTTCATCGCACCAGGAACACAGCTTAAAGTTGAAAGACCCGGAAAAGCTGCAGGAATGGCACCAGTGGATTCAATTGAGGGTCCTACCATAAAGCTAAGATCAGGAGATGTTGTCAGGGTCGACCTTATAGAGGACGCATACAAATTCAGGCCGGAAATAGAAGAGATAATTGATATCGGAGAGATACTGATCAATTACGGTGATTTCCTTGAGAACAACCATCCCCTTGCCCCATCACCTTACTGTTTCGAGTGGTGGATACAGGAGTACAGGAAAGCCGAAGGAGATGCATCGATTGCTGAAGGTGTACTTAAGGAACCTGACCAGGAAACCGCACTGGAGATCAGCAAAAAGTACGGCGTACCACTCCATCCGAAGTTCACATACCTCTGGCACGACATCGACAACGAACAATTCGAGAACCTTGCTAACTTCGTGTCAGAACAGGGAATACTTGAGAATGACAGGACTATCCTGAAGCTGCCTTACGATGAGGCAATATCAAGCAGAGTGAAAAGAACACTTGAGATGCTGCTTGTCCTCCACAGAATCATTGACGGAATGATAGTGGTCGAGGAACCGCTTCCACTAATATACACTCTTGGACTTGATGACAGGCTCAGGAAAAAATGGAATACTCTTGAAAACGAAGAAGTACTTGACAATATCAACCAGATCACGGAATTTGAGGTCCGTCCAAGGGCACCAACGCGTATCGGTGCAAGGATGGGAAGACCGGAAAAATCCGATAAACGGAAGATGTCACCGGCGCCCCATGTACTCTTCCCGATCGCAGAGGCGGGGGGAAATACACGAAAACTCGACAACGCGGCAGGTTTCAAGGCATCTGCCAATGCAAAGGTCGGCGAGATACCTGTCGAGATAGGGAACAGGATATGCCCTGCATGTGGAGTGGAAACCTTCGAGTACAGATGTGACTGTGGAGAATATACACTGCCCAAGCTTTTCTGCCCGAGATGCGGCATCTCCGTGAACAAAGAGGAATGCCCTAAGTGCGGTACAAAGACAACATGCACCAGCATGAGAAAGATAGATTTCAAAAGGATATACCAGAAAGCGTTCGAGAGAATAGGCGAGAGAGATAACCTCGACTCCTTCAAGGGTGTAAAGAGGATGATGTCAAAGGACATGACACCCGAACCTCTCGAAAAGGGCATTCTCCGGGCAAAGCATGACCTATTCACTTTCAAAGATGGGACAGTCCGCTATGACATGTCCGACATACCACTTACCCACATCAGACCTTCAGAGCTAGGCGTCACCTGCGAGAAGTTCAGGGAACTGGGCTATGAAGAAGACATTTATGGAAAGCCACTTACAGAACCTGACCAGGTACTCTGCCTGAAGGTACAGGATCTTGTGGTGTCATACGATTGTGCTGACTACCTCCTGAGGACAACACAGTACATCGATGACCTTCTGGTCAAGTACTACAAGGTAGATCCATATTATAATGCAAAGACCAGAGAGGATATCGTCGGCATCCTCCTTATGGGACTGGCACCACACACATCAGCAGGAGTTCTTGGAAGGCTTATCGGATTTACCACAGCTGCCGTGGGATACGCCCATCCATTCTTCCATGCCGCAAAAAGACGTAATTGTGACGGAGATGAGGACTGTGTCATGCTACTTATGGACGGGCTGCTCAACTTCTCCCATGAATACCTCCCGGACAAGAGAGGAGGAAAGATGGACGCGCCACTTGTGCTTACCACAAGGCTCGACCCCAGTGAGGTCGACAAGGAAGCACATAATATAGACGTATGTGAGTCGTATCCGCTTGAATTCTACGAAGCTACCCTAGAGATAACTAACCCAAAGGAATTCGAAGATACCTTTGATCTTATCAGTAGCAGGCTTGGAACCCCTTTGCAATACGAAAAGTTCATGTTCACCCATGACACTTCCGACATTGCTGCGGGTCCGCTCAAAAGTGCTTACAAGACCCTCGGAAGCATGGTCGAGAAGATGGATGCGCAGCTTGAGCTGGGCAAGAAGATACGTGCCGTTGATGCATCAGATGTCGCAGAGAGGGTACTTATATCACACTTCCTGCCGGACATGTTCGGAAACCTGAGAGCTTTCTCGAGACAGGGAACAAGGTGTGTCAAGTGCGGTGCTAAATATCGCAGGCCACCGCTCACAGGCAGTTGCCCCAAATGTGGCGGCAGGGTCATCCTTACGGTTCATGAAGGAGCCGTTAAAAAGTATCTTGAAGTCTCAATGAAAGTGGCGGAAGAGTACAATGTTTCCAGTTATACAAAACAACGCATTGAACTGATAGGTTACGATATGAAATCACTTTTTGAGAATGATAGATCCAAACAGATGGGACTTTCGGACTTTATGTGA
- the mmp10 gene encoding methyl coenzyme M reductase-arginine methyltransferase Mmp10 (Mmp10 (methanogenesis marker protein 10) is a cobalamin-requiring radical SAM methyltransferase that creates the methylarginine modification to methyl coenzyme M reductase.), translated as MEIVADVGGNPGVDCRGFCKYCYFKKVKDVPAFGCKHCFPFSKGCDYCTRGVKELYSGFKPAQYVMGEVSQSLHFGSGDVDKFTISGGGDISCYPELKELVSFLSQFGKPIHLGYTSGKGFTSEDDALFFIENGVTEVSFTVFATDPQVRGEYMNDPEPEASLAVLRDFCAHCEVYGAIVVIPGVNDGDVLEKTLSDLEDMGAAGAILMRFANSREEGLILENAPIMEGIKSHTVEEFTQIVRDAAAGHSFRITGTPLEDPLIGSPFAIRLHDDLLAKLPEITKEATIITSRVAESRLSDIFDKLGGSVNVVGLDKDIGCLITIEDFRDMDLSNVKETVLIPGRAFVHDPEVKGLLSSDGVDRFVRRGPDILTVDGEMSIGMSEEAVLELEMENFTELIQHINAIGTPLKK; from the coding sequence ATGGAAATAGTCGCTGATGTCGGAGGTAACCCTGGTGTGGATTGCCGTGGGTTCTGCAAGTATTGCTATTTTAAGAAAGTAAAGGATGTACCTGCTTTTGGTTGCAAGCATTGTTTCCCTTTTTCAAAAGGATGTGACTATTGTACCAGAGGCGTCAAAGAGCTATACTCCGGCTTCAAACCTGCCCAGTATGTAATGGGTGAAGTATCACAGTCCCTCCATTTTGGTTCCGGGGATGTTGACAAGTTCACCATAAGTGGTGGTGGCGACATAAGCTGCTATCCTGAACTTAAGGAACTGGTCTCTTTCCTGTCCCAGTTCGGAAAACCAATACATCTTGGATATACCAGTGGGAAAGGTTTTACTTCCGAAGATGATGCTCTCTTTTTCATCGAAAACGGTGTTACTGAAGTTTCATTCACAGTATTTGCAACAGATCCGCAGGTCCGCGGGGAATATATGAACGATCCGGAACCGGAAGCATCTCTTGCTGTTCTCCGGGATTTCTGTGCTCATTGTGAGGTCTACGGTGCGATCGTTGTGATCCCGGGTGTCAATGACGGTGATGTTCTTGAGAAGACCCTTTCAGACCTTGAGGATATGGGAGCTGCAGGTGCGATACTGATGCGCTTTGCAAACTCAAGGGAAGAAGGCCTTATCCTCGAGAATGCTCCGATTATGGAAGGCATCAAGTCTCATACTGTCGAAGAGTTTACCCAGATAGTACGCGATGCAGCTGCAGGGCACAGTTTCAGGATTACGGGTACTCCTCTGGAAGATCCTCTTATCGGATCTCCCTTCGCTATAAGATTACATGATGACTTGCTCGCCAAGTTGCCCGAGATAACAAAGGAAGCTACAATTATCACAAGCAGAGTTGCAGAAAGCAGACTTTCTGATATATTTGATAAGCTTGGGGGCAGTGTCAACGTCGTCGGACTGGACAAGGACATCGGATGCCTTATAACCATAGAGGATTTCCGTGACATGGACCTGTCCAATGTGAAAGAGACAGTCCTCATTCCAGGTCGTGCCTTTGTCCACGATCCCGAGGTAAAAGGACTCCTCTCCAGTGATGGGGTGGACAGGTTTGTAAGACGTGGTCCGGATATACTTACAGTTGATGGTGAGATGTCAATAGGTATGAGTGAAGAAGCTGTTCTTGAACTTGAAATGGAGAATTTTACAGAGTTGATTCAGCATATCAATGCCATAGGTACGCCTTTGAAGAAGTGA
- a CDS encoding S-layer protein domain-containing protein, translated as MSTGINYRQSVLLFILISFLVMPTLAVEAAEIRPEVLLDGTGIFIESGDSWEFSQGYVFVVKDVNEDGGAWVELSLDGALLKDVILQEGDVFVYSRDSKEIFNMTVDTIYYGSDAELVTFKPVYQYRDIALPAPLPDEPENSSNESEVPSIPDDPSDRNIPGFGFLMSLLSLTSIFIFSRFFINKLK; from the coding sequence TTGAGCACTGGTATAAATTACAGGCAATCTGTCCTGCTTTTCATTTTAATTTCATTTCTTGTAATGCCGACTTTAGCTGTTGAGGCTGCCGAGATAAGGCCTGAGGTACTGTTGGATGGAACTGGTATCTTTATAGAATCCGGCGATTCCTGGGAGTTCAGTCAGGGGTATGTTTTTGTCGTCAAGGATGTGAATGAAGATGGGGGTGCATGGGTAGAACTTTCACTCGATGGTGCTCTTCTAAAAGATGTGATCCTTCAGGAAGGTGACGTCTTTGTATATTCTCGCGATTCCAAAGAGATATTCAATATGACAGTTGATACTATTTATTACGGTTCGGATGCTGAGCTGGTGACCTTCAAGCCGGTTTATCAGTATCGTGATATTGCTCTCCCGGCTCCGCTACCCGATGAGCCCGAAAACTCTTCAAATGAGTCCGAGGTCCCATCTATTCCAGATGATCCTTCTGACAGAAATATTCCGGGTTTTGGTTTTTTGATGTCATTATTGTCATTGACATCGATCTTTATCTTCAGTCGCTTTTTTATTAATAAGTTAAAATGA
- a CDS encoding DUF424 domain-containing protein translates to MYLKIHKSGNQMIVAVCDRELIGKKLRKGELVVEIAESFYKGEIAPEEKIIEAIANATTANIFGKRAVQCAIDAGLIDPGCIIYIEGIPHAQLYRL, encoded by the coding sequence ATGTACCTGAAAATACACAAATCCGGAAATCAGATGATCGTTGCGGTCTGTGACAGGGAACTGATAGGTAAAAAACTTAGAAAGGGTGAATTGGTTGTCGAAATAGCCGAATCATTCTATAAAGGTGAAATTGCACCTGAAGAAAAGATAATTGAAGCCATTGCAAATGCCACAACAGCAAACATATTTGGCAAGCGTGCAGTACAATGTGCTATCGATGCAGGCCTGATAGATCCCGGATGCATAATCTATATCGAAGGGATCCCACATGCCCAGCTATACAGATTATAA
- a CDS encoding coiled-coil protein — protein MSELQDPATMSEKDLKNVVNDYRTKISQNERTLKGVFRELKLHRTNIDELKEKRDKLNAQVKELATKAREEKKLRDEVNGKIAEIKASNEKVRGEKDKITGSISELKAKRDEYNKLSRGSVESLSKAYAAELDKFLNADIPLKHEIDIFSRLTDLKQRIDSASTADDIHKKIVETYKQSESIYKADGTPGGNIKELAEESQKHHLTMLESYKKVDELRKEADMYHSQIKETYDVVSPIREKIDPLKTKISQLRDELSVYLDKLNDIQLEKDEKKIDEQHSVAKEKFEKTGKMSLQDLKLLMEKGDLKF, from the coding sequence ATGAGCGAACTACAGGACCCGGCAACGATGAGTGAGAAGGATCTCAAGAATGTGGTCAACGATTACAGGACAAAGATCTCACAGAACGAACGTACCCTTAAAGGCGTCTTCAGGGAACTCAAACTCCACCGAACAAACATCGATGAGCTTAAGGAAAAAAGGGACAAGCTTAATGCTCAGGTAAAAGAGCTTGCAACAAAGGCACGTGAAGAGAAGAAGCTGCGTGATGAGGTCAATGGGAAAATCGCTGAGATCAAAGCTTCAAATGAAAAAGTCCGTGGCGAGAAGGACAAGATCACAGGCAGTATTTCCGAGCTCAAAGCAAAACGTGATGAGTACAACAAGCTTTCCAGAGGAAGTGTGGAGTCCCTCTCAAAGGCATATGCAGCAGAACTGGACAAGTTCCTTAACGCTGATATACCACTGAAACATGAGATCGACATATTCTCAAGGTTGACAGACCTAAAACAGAGAATCGACTCTGCCAGCACTGCAGATGATATTCACAAAAAGATAGTCGAGACTTACAAACAATCCGAATCCATCTACAAGGCAGATGGCACACCAGGTGGAAACATCAAGGAGCTTGCAGAAGAATCACAGAAACATCATCTGACAATGCTTGAGAGCTATAAGAAGGTAGATGAGCTTCGAAAAGAAGCTGATATGTACCATTCCCAGATCAAGGAAACATATGACGTAGTGTCCCCAATAAGGGAAAAGATCGACCCCTTAAAGACAAAGATCTCACAGCTCAGGGATGAACTCAGTGTCTATCTTGACAAGCTCAACGATATCCAGCTTGAAAAGGATGAGAAGAAGATAGATGAACAACACAGTGTTGCAAAAGAGAAGTTCGAGAAGACAGGAAAGATGAGTCTTCAGGATCTCAAATTGCTTATGGAAAAGGGAGATCTTAAGTTCTGA
- the oadA gene encoding sodium-extruding oxaloacetate decarboxylase subunit alpha, producing MSVKITETILRDAHQSLLATRMRTRNMLPIIEELDEVGYYSLEMWGGATFDTCIRYLNEDPWERLRELKKHMKNTPAQMLLRGQNLVGYRHYSDDVVEKFVTKAHENGIDIFRIFDAVNDIRNMEKAITTAKNVGAHVQGTISYTISPVHTVEKYVDFAKELAELDCDSICIKDMAGLLAPHEAYELISSLKKEVGLPVALHCHCTSGMAQMSYMAACDAGVDILDTALSPLAGGTSQPPTESVVAALARTKYDTGLDLELFTEPSRYFKDLKEEYRGILDPISEQIDTNVLLYQIPGGMLSNLVSQLKEQNALDKYDAVLEEMPRVREELGYPPLVTPTSQIVGTQAVLNVLMGERYKVIPKEVKDYARGLYGRSPAPISQEMITKIIGDEEPITCRPADLLEPEYETLKKEAEEQGLVKKEEDVLTYILYPAIAPKFLLGEAEEEDLLPVTVAQAALQAHVEIPTDYRVEIDGEVFDVKVEPTGGSVQVVESSKPEVECEGAVTSHMQGMMLSINVNVGDTVEEGDKICVIEAMKMENAIHAPFSGVVKEIYVSEGDAVTTDEVLMAIN from the coding sequence ATGTCAGTAAAAATCACGGAAACAATCCTTCGAGACGCACACCAGTCTCTTCTTGCGACACGTATGCGAACCCGTAACATGTTACCGATCATTGAAGAACTGGATGAGGTCGGTTATTACTCCCTTGAAATGTGGGGAGGTGCTACATTTGATACATGTATCAGGTACTTGAACGAGGATCCGTGGGAACGCCTGAGGGAGCTTAAGAAGCATATGAAAAACACTCCCGCCCAGATGTTACTTCGTGGTCAGAACCTTGTGGGATACCGTCATTATTCAGACGATGTTGTGGAAAAGTTCGTAACCAAGGCCCATGAGAACGGTATCGATATCTTCAGGATATTCGATGCTGTCAATGACATCCGAAACATGGAAAAGGCAATAACCACTGCAAAGAACGTTGGAGCTCATGTGCAGGGTACGATCAGCTACACCATCAGCCCGGTGCACACCGTGGAGAAGTATGTTGATTTCGCAAAAGAACTTGCAGAGCTTGATTGTGATTCCATCTGTATCAAGGACATGGCAGGTCTGCTTGCACCTCACGAGGCATACGAACTTATCAGCTCACTCAAGAAAGAAGTAGGTCTTCCTGTTGCACTTCATTGCCACTGCACATCAGGTATGGCCCAGATGAGTTATATGGCAGCCTGTGATGCAGGTGTGGATATTCTTGATACTGCTTTATCCCCACTTGCAGGCGGTACTTCCCAGCCACCAACAGAATCAGTTGTTGCAGCACTTGCAAGAACCAAATATGATACTGGTCTGGACCTGGAACTTTTTACCGAACCATCCAGATACTTCAAGGATCTCAAGGAAGAATATAGGGGCATACTTGATCCTATATCCGAACAGATCGATACTAATGTCCTGCTTTACCAGATACCTGGTGGTATGCTCTCCAACCTTGTCTCACAGCTCAAGGAGCAGAATGCTCTTGATAAGTATGATGCTGTACTTGAAGAGATGCCAAGGGTACGTGAGGAGCTTGGATATCCTCCGCTTGTCACTCCTACCAGCCAGATCGTAGGAACCCAGGCAGTGCTGAACGTTCTTATGGGTGAGCGTTACAAGGTTATTCCTAAAGAGGTGAAGGATTATGCACGTGGTCTCTATGGAAGGTCACCTGCACCTATCAGTCAGGAGATGATCACTAAGATCATAGGTGACGAAGAGCCTATTACCTGCCGCCCGGCAGATCTTCTGGAACCAGAGTACGAGACCCTCAAGAAAGAAGCAGAGGAGCAGGGTCTTGTAAAGAAAGAAGAAGATGTCCTGACCTATATACTGTATCCTGCCATTGCACCAAAGTTCCTGCTCGGTGAGGCAGAGGAAGAGGACCTTCTACCTGTGACCGTTGCCCAGGCTGCTCTGCAGGCCCATGTGGAAATTCCAACAGATTACCGTGTTGAGATCGATGGTGAGGTATTTGATGTCAAGGTAGAACCTACCGGAGGCTCAGTGCAGGTGGTCGAGAGCTCAAAGCCTGAGGTCGAGTGTGAAGGTGCAGTCACAAGCCACATGCAGGGTATGATGCTTTCCATCAATGTCAATGTTGGTGATACTGTTGAGGAAGGGGACAAGATCTGTGTGATCGAAGCCATGAAGATGGAGAATGCTATCCATGCTCCGTTCAGTGGTGTCGTAAAAGAGATCTATGTTTCTGAAGGTGATGCTGTCACTACAGATGAAGTTCTCATGGCTATCAACTGA
- a CDS encoding biotin--[acetyl-CoA-carboxylase] ligase → MADRKMDIIRALKEAGEAPISGEDLGEKLGISRTMVWKYIKALEENGYVIESSPGAGYVLVSPPDKLYPAEISIGLDTSIIGNDIHYFETVDSTNDVAKKMGIRAEEGTIVVAEVQENGRGRKGDPWISPKGGIWLSVILKPSILPAHAPRLTLMAGVAVANAMRQFGVDASIKWPNDVVIGKKKICGILTEMDAEADHIGFVVIGIGINANVPVEELPEELREGSMSLSSIKGERINRAEFVQALLKSLETEYLRFKVDGSTKILEDWISLSNTIGRQVDVITPHKIISGKATGINPDGALIVENDEGVHEVIAGRCIYK, encoded by the coding sequence TTGGCTGATAGGAAAATGGATATTATAAGAGCTTTGAAAGAAGCAGGCGAAGCACCCATCTCCGGGGAAGATCTGGGTGAGAAACTGGGTATATCCCGTACAATGGTGTGGAAATACATAAAAGCCCTGGAAGAGAATGGTTACGTAATTGAATCATCCCCCGGGGCAGGTTATGTTCTTGTTTCCCCTCCTGATAAACTCTATCCGGCCGAGATCAGCATTGGGCTTGATACTTCTATTATTGGAAATGATATCCACTATTTTGAGACTGTTGATTCTACCAATGATGTGGCAAAGAAAATGGGTATTAGGGCCGAAGAAGGAACTATTGTTGTCGCTGAAGTGCAGGAAAACGGACGTGGTCGAAAAGGAGATCCGTGGATCTCTCCAAAGGGGGGCATATGGCTTTCTGTTATCCTTAAACCGTCTATTCTCCCTGCTCATGCACCGCGACTTACTCTTATGGCAGGAGTTGCTGTTGCCAATGCCATGAGGCAGTTTGGTGTCGATGCATCTATAAAATGGCCAAACGATGTTGTCATTGGTAAAAAGAAGATATGTGGTATCCTGACAGAAATGGATGCCGAAGCGGACCATATTGGCTTCGTGGTTATTGGAATTGGAATCAATGCCAATGTCCCTGTTGAAGAGCTTCCTGAAGAATTGAGGGAGGGTTCTATGAGCCTGAGTTCCATTAAAGGAGAACGCATAAACAGGGCGGAGTTCGTTCAGGCTTTATTAAAGTCTCTTGAAACAGAATACCTGCGTTTCAAAGTGGATGGCTCCACTAAGATCCTGGAAGATTGGATATCTTTGTCCAATACTATTGGAAGGCAGGTTGACGTTATAACTCCTCACAAGATCATCTCAGGAAAAGCTACAGGAATTAATCCTGATGGTGCTCTGATAGTTGAAAATGATGAAGGTGTACATGAAGTCATTGCAGGTCGATGTATCTATAAATGA